A genomic region of Macaca thibetana thibetana isolate TM-01 chromosome 14, ASM2454274v1, whole genome shotgun sequence contains the following coding sequences:
- the RPL27A gene encoding 60S ribosomal protein L27a, translating to MPSRLRKTRKLRGHVSHGHGRIGKHRKHPGGRGNAGGLHHHRINFDKYHPGYFGKVGMRHYHLKRNQSFCPTVNLDKLWTLVSEQTRVNAAKNKTGAAPIIDVVRSGYYKVLGKGKLPKQPVIVKAKFFSRRAEEKIKGVGGACVLVA from the exons ATG CCATCCAGACTGAGGAAGACCCGGAAACTTCGGGGCCACGTGAGCCACGGCCACGGCCGCATAG GCAAGCACCGGAAGCACCCCGGAGGCCGCGGTAATGCTGGTGGTCTGCATCACCACCGGATCAACTTCGACAAATA CCACCCAGGCTACTTTGGGAAGGTTGGTATGAGGCATTACCACTTAAAGAGGAACCAGAGCTTCTGCCCAACTGTCAACCTTGACAAATTGTGGACTTTGGTCAGTGAGCAGACACGGGTGAATGCTGCTAAAAACAAGACTGGGGCTGCTCCCATCATTGATGTGGTGCGATCG GGCTACTACAAAGTTCTGGGAAAGGGAAAGCTCCCAAAGCAGCCTGTCATCGTGAAGGCCAAATTCTTCAGCAGAAGAGCTGAGGAGAAGATTAAGGGTGTTGGGGGGGCCTGTGTCCTGGTGGCTTGA